From a single Pseudobutyrivibrio xylanivorans genomic region:
- a CDS encoding 4Fe-4S dicluster domain-containing protein — MGLIEQIRDAGIVGCGGAGFPTHVKLNCTVEYLIVNAAECEPLLRTDRYLMLNKAEEIISAVELVAEMTKAQKLFIALKETYTDEIRSLQAAINKKNSKVALFPLKNFYPAGDEQIMVLEVTGRTVPPTGIPLDVGAVVSNVATMYGIYQASSGIPFTEKYLTVTGAVASPVIVKAPIGTSFRECIEAAGGATVADYHILAGGPLMGKLYRKEDLDKYDVTKTTSGIVIVPDDTNLVKMRETSLRAILKRAKGACIQCQTCTSMCPRYLSGHPLSPHKIMRKLAYIDDVTQVLEDKDIKEAMTCSECGVCEAYACPMGLAPRQVNVYVKKALRESGFRYQKDTSTTFEAREDREYRRIPSHRIAARLGVEQYYDYTIRDLKEINPDIVRIPLQQHIGAPSEVTVAVGDRVEKGTVIGKIPEKALGANIHASISGTVKSIENGTVVIGK; from the coding sequence ATGGGGTTAATTGAACAAATAAGAGATGCCGGTATTGTCGGATGCGGTGGCGCAGGCTTTCCAACTCACGTGAAGCTTAACTGCACTGTTGAGTATTTGATTGTAAATGCGGCAGAGTGCGAGCCATTACTTCGAACTGACCGATATTTAATGCTAAATAAAGCTGAGGAAATAATATCCGCAGTTGAGCTTGTGGCAGAGATGACAAAAGCTCAGAAACTTTTCATAGCATTAAAGGAAACCTATACAGACGAGATACGAAGCCTTCAGGCGGCTATAAATAAAAAGAATAGCAAGGTTGCATTATTCCCTTTGAAGAATTTCTATCCTGCAGGTGACGAGCAAATAATGGTACTTGAGGTGACGGGCCGAACTGTTCCACCTACAGGCATACCACTTGATGTCGGAGCAGTGGTTTCAAACGTTGCCACAATGTATGGAATCTATCAGGCTTCATCAGGAATTCCATTTACAGAAAAATATCTGACTGTAACTGGAGCAGTTGCGAGTCCTGTAATTGTAAAGGCTCCTATCGGAACCTCTTTCAGAGAGTGTATAGAGGCAGCTGGCGGTGCTACAGTAGCGGATTATCATATCCTGGCTGGTGGACCATTGATGGGAAAGCTATACAGGAAAGAGGATTTGGACAAATACGATGTTACAAAGACCACCTCTGGAATTGTAATTGTTCCTGATGACACCAATCTGGTAAAGATGCGTGAGACCTCACTTCGTGCAATCCTAAAGCGCGCAAAGGGTGCTTGCATTCAGTGTCAGACCTGCACATCAATGTGCCCTAGATATTTAAGCGGACATCCACTTTCTCCTCACAAGATTATGAGAAAGCTGGCATACATTGATGATGTGACTCAGGTGCTTGAGGACAAGGATATTAAGGAGGCAATGACCTGTAGTGAGTGCGGTGTCTGTGAGGCATATGCCTGCCCAATGGGACTTGCACCTAGACAGGTAAATGTATATGTGAAGAAGGCTCTCCGTGAAAGCGGCTTCAGATATCAGAAGGATACCTCTACCACCTTTGAGGCGAGAGAGGATAGAGAATATCGAAGAATTCCATCACATCGAATTGCAGCAAGACTTGGAGTGGAGCAGTATTACGACTACACCATTCGTGACTTGAAGGAGATTAATCCTGACATAGTGAGAATTCCATTGCAGCAGCATATCGGTGCACCATCTGAGGTGACAGTTGCTGTTGGTGACAGGGTTGAAAAGGGTACTGTAATTGGAAAAATACCAGAGAAGGCTCTTGGAGCAAACATTCACGCTTCAATTTCCGGAACGGTAAAGAGCATTGAAAATGGTACGGTAGTGATTGGAAAATAA
- a CDS encoding BMC domain-containing protein, with protein MITIGFLESNSIARGVEAADAMLKAAEVKLVVARPSCPGKYHIMISGEVSAVQSAMDAGKEKVGGSLIDELVIPRVHPQVIEAINLATMPEKIRAIGVMEYFSVVQAVIGADAAVKAAGVELIEVRLGTGIGGKSFVVLTGDVSAVEASVQAGTKDAIENGLLISQIVIAHPHPDLVQTLL; from the coding sequence ATGATAACAATAGGATTTCTGGAAAGTAATAGTATTGCCAGGGGAGTTGAAGCAGCGGATGCCATGCTCAAAGCAGCAGAGGTAAAACTTGTTGTTGCTCGTCCAAGCTGCCCGGGAAAATACCATATTATGATTAGCGGAGAGGTCTCTGCTGTTCAGTCAGCAATGGATGCTGGCAAAGAAAAAGTGGGAGGCTCACTTATTGATGAGCTGGTAATCCCTCGAGTTCATCCTCAGGTTATAGAGGCAATTAACTTGGCAACCATGCCTGAAAAAATCAGAGCAATTGGTGTCATGGAATATTTCTCAGTGGTGCAGGCTGTCATTGGCGCAGATGCAGCAGTAAAGGCAGCAGGCGTAGAGCTTATCGAGGTTCGTCTGGGAACAGGAATTGGTGGAAAATCATTTGTCGTTCTGACAGGTGATGTTTCAGCAGTTGAGGCCAGTGTACAGGCAGGAACAAAGGATGCAATTGAAAACGGACTATTAATTAGTCAGATTGTAATTGCACATCCACATCCTGATTTGGTACAGACCTTACTGTAA